CCTGGGACAAGATCGAGCCGACGCTGTCGTTCCCGGGCGAGCAGTAGGAGTTCAGCCCAGGCCGTCCGGGTAGCGCCGGCCCGACTCGGCCGCCTGCGCGAGGCGACGCAGGCCCGCGAACAGCCGGTCGCCCAGAACCGTGCCGACCACGGCCGCCTCCACGATCCGGTCCAGCGACGGATGCGCGGCCAGCGTGTCGAGGTCGACCTCGGCGATGCGGTCGGCGAGCATGGCGTAGTCCTGGATGCGGTCGAGCAGCGCGGGGTGACCGAGCGCGCGGATCGTGCACAGCGTGGTGATCAGCCCGGGCGCCGCCGGGTGCTCGGGCGCGAACTTCCAGCCGTGGGCGGCGGTCAGCTTTTCCAGCAGGTCCAGCGCCCACGCGCGGGCCTCCTCGTCGACGTCGGTCGCCCCGCCGACGAGGGCGCGCTGAGTGACGCCGAGGACCTCGTTGGTGGGCTCGCCCGCGTCGATCGCCGCGAGTACGCCGCCGACCGTGGCCACGGACAGGCCGCCGACGTCGAGCAAGGCGCGGATGAGCTTGAGGCGCTGCACGTGCTCGTCGCCGTAGCGCGCCTGGTTGGGGCTGGTGCGCTCGCCTGGGTGGAGCAGGCCTTCGCGCAGGTAGTACTTGATCGTCGCGACCGGCATGCCGGACTCGGCGCTCAGCTCGGCCATCCGCACGGCCGCATCAACTCCCTTGATCTCGGGGGAAAACCCTGAGGGCTTCTCAGCTTGGATAGTCTAGCTTCCCATAATGGATACTATGACTATCCATCCTGGGAGGGACGCCATGACCTTGCTTCCGAGCCGAATGAACACCTGGCACCGACCGTCCACGCTCTTCGCGGCGGGGCTCGTCGTCACCGCGCTGGCCTGCGTCGTCGCGATGGTGGTGGACCAGCGCACGGTGCTCGGCGCGCCGGTGTGGGCGAAGCTGCTGAAGTTCGCCATTTCGGGTGCGCTGTACTTCTTCACGTGGGGCTGGCTGGTGTCGCTGCTGCCCCGTTTCCGCCGGACCGCACACGTCGCCACGAACGTGGTGATCGTGCTGTTCGCCGCCGAGTACGTGGTGATGGCCTTCCAGGCGGTGCGCGGCCGGCCGAGCCACTTCAACAACGCGACACCCCTGGACAACACGCTGTTCCAGCTCATGGGCGGCATGGTCGCCGCCATCTGGATCGCGACGCTCGTGCTCACCGTGCTCCTGATGTTCACGCGCCTCGAAGACCGCGCCACCCACTGGGCCGTCCGCACCGGCGCGGTCATCTCGCTCATCGGCATCGCTCTCGGCGCCCTCATGACGAGCCCCACGGCCGCCCAGCAGCAGGCGTTGAACACGACCGGCGTGTCGGCCCTCGTGGGCGCCCACAGCGTCGGCGTCCCCGACGGCGGCCCCGGCCTGCCCATCCTCGGCTGGAGCACCACCGGCGGCGACCTGCGCATCCCGCACTTCACGGGGATGCACGCCCTGCAGCTGCTGCCGCTCGTGGCGCTCGGACTAGAGCTGCTCGCGTCGCGGATGCCGCGCCTTCGCGACAGCGCGGTCCGCGTTCGCCTGGTGTGGGTCGCCACGCTCGGCTACGCGGGCCTCGTCGCCCTCGTGACCTGGCAGGCCCTGCGCGGCGAGTCGCTGATCCACCCGAGCGCCCCGACCCTTGCCGCCTTCGGCGCGCTGCTCGCCGCGGTCGCACTGGCCGGCTGCGCCTCGGCGTACCGCCCGACCCGCGAACTCGTGCGATGACCGCGCTCGCGCTCACCGTCACGGGACGTGGCACGCTGCCCCCGGTGGCCAGCGGCCCACGCGGCCACGCCGGCCGAGCCTCGGCGGGCCGGGCCGCCGCGCACCCATCCCACCGGGAGCTCCCGCGATGACCCCGCAGGTGTTCACTTTCGGCACTCGGGCCGCCAGCGACCAGGGTGACCGCCCGATCGCGCGGTTTCTGGTCGCAGCACCCGCAGCTCGCCGCTGCCGGGCTTGGCCACGCCACACGAACCGGCGCGAGGACCGTGTCCGCAGCCGGCAGGCCTTCCCGCGCGCCCGTCCGCAAATCCATCCAGGAGTTCGTGCGATGACCGCGCTCGGGGACCCCGTCGACAGTAGGGGCGTGCGACCGCTCGCCACCCCGCGGCGGCGCGCGGGCCGGGCCGCCGCCCACCCATCCCACCGGGAGCTCCCGCGATGACCCCGCAGGTGTTCACCTGGACCTCCCCCCTCGCCACACCCTTCTGGCTGCTGATGATCTTCGCCCCCACCTGGCGGCGGACGCGGCAGGTCATGGTGTCGCCGTGGGTGCCTCTGCTGCCGTTGGTGTGTTACTTCGCCAGCGCGATCCCGCACTTCGGGCAGTTGTGGCAGGCGGTGAGCCAGCCGGACCTTTCCCTGGTGCAAGCGTTTGCGGGGTCGCCGGCCGGGGCGGCGCTCGTCTGGGCGCAGCTGGTCGCGTTCGACTTGTCTCTCGGGCGGTGGATGTTCTTCGAGGCTCGCCGGCTCAAGATCCCGTGGTGGCAGGTCAGCCCGGTGCTGATGCTGACGATCTTCCTGTCCGGCGTTCGGGCTGGTGGTGTTCCTGGCGCTGCGCAGTGCCCGGATACGCTCGGCGACATGACCAACCACGAGGAAGCGGCCGCGGCCGCCATCGCCGAGCGGACCGGCGTCGAGAAGCACGACATCGCCGTGGTGCTGGGCTCGGGCTGGCGCCCGGCCGCGGACGTGATCGGGACGGCCGAGGCGGAGATCCCGTTCGGCGAGCTGCCCGGTTTCACCACTCCCGGCGCCGTGGGGCACGGCGGGACCGTCCGGTCGCTGAAGATCGGCGACAAGCGCGCGCTGGTGCTGCTGGGCCGCACGCACTTCTACGAGGGCAAGGGCATCGACCCGGTGGTGCACAACGTCCGCACCGCCGCGGCGGCCGGCGCGCGCACCGTGCTGCTCACCAATGCGGCCGGCGGCCTGCGCGAGGGCTTCAGCGTCGGGCAGCCGGTGCTGATCTCCGACCACCTCAACCTCACGGCCCGCTCGCCGATCGTCGGCGCGAATTTCGTGGACCTCACCGACCTCTATTCCGCCCGCCTGCGCAGCCTCGCGAAGGAGATCGACGGTTCGCTGGAGGAAGGCGTCTACGCCGGCCTCACCGGCCCTCACTTCGAGACGCCCGCCGAGATCCGCATGCTGCGCACGATGGGCGCGGACCTCGTCGGCATGTCGACGGTCCTGGAGGCCATCGCGGCCCGCGCCGCCGGGGTCGAGGTGTTCGGGCTGTCGCTCGTCACCAACCTCGCCGCCGGCATGACGGGTGAGCCGCTCAACCACGAAGAGGTCCTCGAAGCCGGCCGTCAGGCGGCCACGAGGATGGGTTCGCTGCTCAAGGACCTCATCGCCCGCGTGTGACACAAGGGCGGCGCCTCGAGGAAATCGAGGCGCCCTTCACGTCAGACGTAGTCGGGCAGCTGCGCGGCAACCTCGTCCGGCGACGGCATCGCCGCCACCTCCGCCGC
The sequence above is a segment of the Amycolatopsis sp. 2-15 genome. Coding sequences within it:
- a CDS encoding purine-nucleoside phosphorylase produces the protein MTNHEEAAAAAIAERTGVEKHDIAVVLGSGWRPAADVIGTAEAEIPFGELPGFTTPGAVGHGGTVRSLKIGDKRALVLLGRTHFYEGKGIDPVVHNVRTAAAAGARTVLLTNAAGGLREGFSVGQPVLISDHLNLTARSPIVGANFVDLTDLYSARLRSLAKEIDGSLEEGVYAGLTGPHFETPAEIRMLRTMGADLVGMSTVLEAIAARAAGVEVFGLSLVTNLAAGMTGEPLNHEEVLEAGRQAATRMGSLLKDLIARV
- a CDS encoding MerR family transcriptional regulator; translated protein: MAELSAESGMPVATIKYYLREGLLHPGERTSPNQARYGDEHVQRLKLIRALLDVGGLSVATVGGVLAAIDAGEPTNEVLGVTQRALVGGATDVDEEARAWALDLLEKLTAAHGWKFAPEHPAAPGLITTLCTIRALGHPALLDRIQDYAMLADRIAEVDLDTLAAHPSLDRIVEAAVVGTVLGDRLFAGLRRLAQAAESGRRYPDGLG